GACCTTGGGGATGTCGTAGATCGACGGGGCGTCGATGGCCGCGACCACGGCAGCCTCGTCGACATCACACATCAGCGAGATCTTGCGCTTGATGGCCGTGGGCACCTCACGGTCGGCACGCAGCACGATCGCATCGGGCTGGATACCGATGTTGCGCAGCGCCGCCACCGAGTGCTGGGTCGGCTTGGTCTTCAGCTCACCCGACGGACCGATGTAGGGCAGGAGGGAGATGTGGACGACGAAGACGTTGTCCCGGCCGACCTCGTGACGGACCTGACGGACCGTCTCCAGGAACGGCAGCGACTCGATGTCACCCACCGTCCCGCCGACCTCGGTGATCACCACATCGACGTCGTCCGTCGCCATCCGGCGGATACGGTGCTTGATCTCGTTGGTGATGTGCGGGATGACCTGCACGGTGTCACCCAGGTACTCACCACGCCGCTCCTTGGCGATCACCGAGGAGTACACCTGGCCGGTGGTGACGTTCGCGCTGCCGTCGAGGTCGACGTCCAGGAAACGCTCGTAGTGACCGATGTCCAGGTCGGTCTCGGCACCGTCGTTGGTGACGAACACCTCACCGTGCTGGAAGGGGTTCATCGTGCCCGGGTCTACGTTGAGGTAGGGGTCGAGCTTCTGCATCGTGACCCGCAGTCCCCGGGCCTTGAGCAGCGCGCCCAGGCTGGAGGCGGTCAGTCCCTTGCCGAGCGAGGAGGCGACACCCCCCGTGACGAAGATCTGTTTCACCATGCGGCACATGGCATCGGCTCCCGTGATCGGTTGAGGTGTTTCCTGGTTGATACCGCACCGAGCCGGTTTCGCTCTCCGCCGGTGACAAGCATGGCCGATATGCGCGCAAGCGGTTCCGCGCCGGGTCCGTGGAGGTGGGGCGGGCCAAGGCTTGTCATTTCCGCTCCGGACGTCCTTCCGGGCATCTCTCAACGCTTCTACGGGCAATCCTGGAAATCATTCGGGCATCCCGTGTAAACCGTCCACTTGGTCGGCGTCCCGCCCTGGATCCGGCCAAAACGACAACCATCGATTGACCCGCTTCCGCGCACGATGTCACCCTCCTTCTGCGCGACATCACACTCCTCCCAGCGCTCGATGAGGTCACATTGCCAGGCGAGTCAGGAACCGCAACACTGCCCGGTCAATGCACACCGGAGACCTTCCGGGCCACGCTCGGATTCTTCTGTTCCGGTATTACCGTAGTCACCGCGGTGGCGCCCTCGGGTCCGGTCGGATTCACCTGCCAGGCCTTTTCGGCGCTCTCCTTGAATCCGCCGCAAGTGCTCCTCTGCCCCGGCCGGACGTCCACGACGTGGCCGGCGATCAGGTCGGTCGGCTCCTTCTGCGTCAACGTCCTGGCAGAGGACCAGGCCCCGATCAGCGACCGGTTCGCCCGGGCCGGGGGCGGTAGGTTCGAGGGGGTGGAATGGACATGTTCCGCAGGCGGCCTGCCGGTGCTGCACGGGGTCGCCGCGTGGATCGAATGCGGTCTCCGGTCGGAGTACCCCGGCGGGGACCACACCATTGTCCGGGGCGACGTACGCCGGCTCGGCGCGATCCCCGGCAGTCATCCTCTGCTGTATTTCCGCGGACAGTACACCCGGATCGCCGAACCGCCCGCAGATCCGGGCGGCCCGGATATATGACCTGCTGTCATTCGCACAGATTCCATCAGCAAGGAGCAGAAACAGTGATCACCACGCACGGCCAGCCCGGGCCGCTCACCGGCCTCGATGTCTTCATAGGCGGCCCGATCCAGCACGCCATACTTCCGAACGGATTCGTCGGGCAGCTCCAGGACGCCATTTCCACGGCGATCCGGACCGTCCGGGAATCCGGCGGGAATGTCTTCTCCGCCCATGCCGTGGAGCAGTTCGGTGCGAAGACGGCGTCCTTCACACCGGACCAGGTCTCGGTACGTGACTACCGCTGGATGCAGAAGTGCGATGTCTTTGTTCCGATTCTTCCCGTGCTGGACGACCGGACACTGCGCCGCACCGACGGCACCCACGTCGAACTGGGTTGGGCGACGGCCATGGGTCGTCCGGTCGTCCTCATCACGACACAGCCCTTCGTCGACTCGGCCAGCCACCTCCTGAAGGGGCTGCACCGGGTCGGTGCAGTGCACACCATCGACTTCGACGAGTTCAGCGGCAGTCCCGGGCTTCTCATCGGCTCCGTTCTCGAGGCCACTCGGCAGCAACGCGAAGCCGTCGGGGCCGGGATCCCCGCCTAGAGACCGCAGACAGGAGGACCATGTGTCCGCTGCTCACGTTCTGGGCATGAGGATCAGGAACACGGTGATCGTCGGGTCCGGGCTGCTCACCGACCAGGAGCGCAACATCCGCAGGCTTCTCGAGACCGGAGCCGGCGCGGTCGTCACCAAGACCATCCATCCCAGCCCGCCCACGGACCTCGACGAGCGGCTCGTACGGCTGCCCACGGGCATGCTCAACAGCACCACGTACTCGAAACGACCGGTCGGCAGCTGGCTGGCGGCACTTCGCTCCTTCGCACAGGACGATCTGCCGGTCATCGCCTCCCTGCACGCCGGCTCGCCCGAGGAACTGGGCGCGCTCGCGGCGGAGGTGCAGACGACCGGTTGCCGGGCGCTCGAACTCGGCATCTCCTGCCTGAACGAGGAGTCGGGTCTCGAGGAGGACACTCCCGACCGCGTCCACGCCTACACCTCCGTCACGCGTTCCCGTACGTCGCTGCCCTTCTCCGTGAAGCTGGCCGTCGGTGAGGGGCTGGCGGACCGGACACGCGCCGCGTTGGCGGGCGGGGCCGACGCCGTCACGGTGAGCGACACGATCCCAGGAGCCGCGATCTCCCCGGCCACGGGTGAGCCGGAGCTGGGGGGCGCCTTCGGCTACTCCGGCCCCGGCATCAAACCGCTCGTGCTGGCGGCGATCTGGCGACTGCGGGCCCGTGGTTTCGATCTCCCGATCCTGGGCTGCGGAGGCGTGGCGTCGGGGCGCGACGTCGCCGACTACCTGGCCGTCGGTGCCAATGCCGTACAGGTCTACACGGCTCTGCACACGGACATGCACGCGACACTGGACCGCATCGTCACCGAGTCCGCCGGGATCACGGCCGCTGCCCTGGAGGAGACCTCGTGAGCCCCGAACCGCCACAGGTGGCCGCGTTCGACGAACTCACCAGCCCTCAGGTCAGGGAGAGCGTCTCCTCCTACCGCACACTGGTCTGGCCGATCGGGGCCACGGAGCAGCACGGCCCGCACCTGCCGCTCTCCGTGGACTCCATCCTGGCCGAGGAGTTCGCCCGCCAGATCGCCGCGGACCTGGGCGGACTCACCCTTCCCGTCCAGCCGGTCGCGGCCCGCTCGCTGCCGCAGAGCGGTGGTGGCCTCTCCTTCCCCGGCACGTTGTACGTGCGGGGCGACACACTCGTCCGATTCCTGCGGGACGCGTTCGCCTCTCTGCTGACGCTGCCCTTCCTCCGCCTGGTCGTGGTCAACGGGCACTACGAGAACGAACCGTTCATCTTCGAGGCCCTGGACCAGCTGCGGCAGGACGGAGCGGCCGAGGGGAAGGAGATCTTCGCCTTCAGCTGGTGGAGCGTCGTCCAGGAGTCCTGGCTCACCGCCGAGTTCCCGTCCTTCCCGGGCTGGCACGCCGAGCACGCCGGGCTGACCGAGACGAGTCTGATGCTCTACCTGCGCCCGGACCTGGTGAGGGACGACCGGCCCGACCACGACCACCCGCCCCGCAACGGTGTGTACCTGCACCCCATCGACACGGAACGGACCACCAACCACGGCATCCTGTCGCCCACGTCGGGCTCGAGCGCGGCCTTGGGGGAGAAGCTGTTCCGGCATGTGACCGAGGAGGCCGTCGGCCTGATCCGGGACGGCGACGGACTGCTGTTCGCCCGCACCCGGCCGGACCGGCGCGCGGCGGCCGCCGAGAGCGGAGGGAAGACGCGTGACGCGTAAGTTCCATCTCGCCTTCATCTTCAACTTCACCCCCGACGACTGGCAGGGCCCCTTCGGCACAGGAGGAGCGCCCTGGGACGGGAAGTTCCACACCGAGGTCGCCCAGGCCCTGGAACGCGCATGCTTCGACTACGTCATCGTCGAGGACAAGCTGATGGTTCCCGAGAGCTACGGCGGATCATCGGAGGCAGCCCTGAGACAGGCCATGTCAGTGCCCAAACACGACCCGGTCCCGTTGGCCGTGGCCATGGGGCTCGCCACCTCCCACCTGGGCATCGTCGCCACCCTGTCCACGCTGGCCTACCCGCCGTTCATGACGGCGCGCCTCGCCTCGACGATGGACAGCATGCTGGGCGGGCGCTTCGGCTGGAACATCGTCACCAGCGCCGAGACCCTGGCGGCACAGAACTTCGGCATGACCGAGCTGCCGCCGCGCAACGTCCGCTACGAAATGGCGGACGAATACGTGGACGTCGTCCGGCAGCTCTTCGCCTCCTGGGACCGGGACGCGGTCGTCCTGGACCGGGAGAACGGCATCTACGCCGATCACACCAAGGTCCGGCCGATCCATTTCAAGGGCAAACACTTCAGCGTGCGCGGACCGCTCAACACCGTGCCCTCGCCCCAGCACCGCCCCGCCTTCATCCAGGCCGGTGCCTCGCCCCGCGGGCGCGTCTTCGCCGCACGCAACGCGGACTCCGTCATCGCCATCGCCAACGGTGTCGACGGCATGCGGGAGTTCCGTGCCGACGTACGTCGGCACGCCGAGGATTTCGGCCGCGACCCCGACGGCGTCAAAGTGCTGTTCTGCGTCACCCCGGTCCTGGGCGAGACCGAGCAGGACGCCCGGGACAAGCAGGCCCGCATGGTGTCCTCCCCGCAATTCATCCACGACATCCTCGCCCAGACCTCGGCGCTCACCGAGATCGACTTCGCGCAGTTCGACCTCGACAAGCCCCTGCCCCACCGGCTGGAGACCAACGGCGAACAAGGATCGCTCGACCAATTCCAGCAATGGGGCAGCGGAAAGACCCTGCGGGAGCTGGTCGCCGACTCCGCCGGCGGCCTGGTGTCGTCGGTGGAACTGGTCGGAACGCCGGATCAGGTGGCGACGCGCATGGGCGAGGTCATGGCGGAGGTCGGCGGCGACGGTTTCATGATCACCACCCCACTGCTGCGCTTGAACCGCCGGTACGTCGCGGAGGTCACCGACGGACTCGTCCCCGCGCTCCAGCGCCTGGGCCTCACCCGTACGGCCTATGCCACCGGCCGCACCCTGAAGGAGAACCTCGGGGAATTCTGACCACCCCCGGGCGGCGCCGCCACGCCGCAGCCTGCCCGCCCGGCTCGACGCATCTCCGGGCGGGCACGGCAGGCCGGACGACTGACGCAGGAGACATGCCGATGA
This portion of the Streptomyces roseifaciens genome encodes:
- a CDS encoding flavin reductase family protein, encoding MAPSGPVGFTCQAFSALSLNPPQVLLCPGRTSTTWPAIRSVGSFCVNVLAEDQAPISDRFARAGGGRFEGVEWTCSAGGLPVLHGVAAWIECGLRSEYPGGDHTIVRGDVRRLGAIPGSHPLLYFRGQYTRIAEPPADPGGPDI
- a CDS encoding dihydroorotate dehydrogenase: MSAAHVLGMRIRNTVIVGSGLLTDQERNIRRLLETGAGAVVTKTIHPSPPTDLDERLVRLPTGMLNSTTYSKRPVGSWLAALRSFAQDDLPVIASLHAGSPEELGALAAEVQTTGCRALELGISCLNEESGLEEDTPDRVHAYTSVTRSRTSLPFSVKLAVGEGLADRTRAALAGGADAVTVSDTIPGAAISPATGEPELGGAFGYSGPGIKPLVLAAIWRLRARGFDLPILGCGGVASGRDVADYLAVGANAVQVYTALHTDMHATLDRIVTESAGITAAALEETS
- a CDS encoding creatininase family protein — translated: MSPEPPQVAAFDELTSPQVRESVSSYRTLVWPIGATEQHGPHLPLSVDSILAEEFARQIAADLGGLTLPVQPVAARSLPQSGGGLSFPGTLYVRGDTLVRFLRDAFASLLTLPFLRLVVVNGHYENEPFIFEALDQLRQDGAAEGKEIFAFSWWSVVQESWLTAEFPSFPGWHAEHAGLTETSLMLYLRPDLVRDDRPDHDHPPRNGVYLHPIDTERTTNHGILSPTSGSSAALGEKLFRHVTEEAVGLIRDGDGLLFARTRPDRRAAAAESGGKTRDA
- a CDS encoding NtaA/DmoA family FMN-dependent monooxygenase (This protein belongs to a clade of FMN-dependent monooxygenases, within a broader family of flavin-dependent oxidoreductases, the luciferase-like monooxygenase (LMM) family, some of whose members use coenzyme F420 rather than FMN.), with the translated sequence MTRKFHLAFIFNFTPDDWQGPFGTGGAPWDGKFHTEVAQALERACFDYVIVEDKLMVPESYGGSSEAALRQAMSVPKHDPVPLAVAMGLATSHLGIVATLSTLAYPPFMTARLASTMDSMLGGRFGWNIVTSAETLAAQNFGMTELPPRNVRYEMADEYVDVVRQLFASWDRDAVVLDRENGIYADHTKVRPIHFKGKHFSVRGPLNTVPSPQHRPAFIQAGASPRGRVFAARNADSVIAIANGVDGMREFRADVRRHAEDFGRDPDGVKVLFCVTPVLGETEQDARDKQARMVSSPQFIHDILAQTSALTEIDFAQFDLDKPLPHRLETNGEQGSLDQFQQWGSGKTLRELVADSAGGLVSSVELVGTPDQVATRMGEVMAEVGGDGFMITTPLLRLNRRYVAEVTDGLVPALQRLGLTRTAYATGRTLKENLGEF